One window of the Lusitaniella coriacea LEGE 07157 genome contains the following:
- a CDS encoding GAF domain-containing protein, which translates to MSIDRLPLYSPSLEEVINRAPIVVNPNLPLLELLSQMNPILGSSCSLGKDSEPTRLHHASSYALVQEGDRLAGILTERDMVKLSAERENLAQKTVGDVMTRSLVTLNARDYQDIFSVLSLLRQNSIRHLPIVDDRARLIGAITLQTLQNVLQPTNWLRLRATIAEVMQREILFTAPTTSALDVVRLMANYRKSCVVIAEARSRLMPLGIITERDIIKFQIFELDLSRLQAADVMSSTLFSLSPGETLLTAHQMMLQKRVRRLTIVGNGGELLGLVTQTSLLRPLNPIELYNAVEVLQEKVNRLEAEKLDLLQQRNAELERQVQERTTKLQQQARCDRLLAEIAQNVRQSLNLNEILSTTAREVQQFLGCDRVAIYQFQRDWSGIVVAESAIEGCQPFLGKTVSDPCFAPNWIEPYTNGRIRAVDDIYTADMSPCHVQFLEKLQIRAKLLVPIILHDTGRQNTRRLWGLIAASQCQAPRQWQPFEIELLQKLAVQMGIALQQSELYRKSQMELKDRQQAEAALRDSEKRYSTLVEISPVGIFHTDRYGNCLYVNERWCEMAGLYGKEVLGMGWIRAIHPRDRGRVAGKWYAALEQRVPFQLEYRFQRPDGVTTWIFGQAVAELGDDGEVTGYVGTIADINAQKAVLRDRQAAEEALRKLNDELEHRVERRTTELKQANKKLQHEIVERKQVEEELWQQSLKSQLFAVIALKIRQSLELKDILQTTVTEIQKILQVDRVLIYRVFFDGTGCVVTEAVLPQWPKLLNMHFLEDVFPLEAQRQYTPGRVKAVGNIEETYRHKARCLLDVARQWCIKAKLIVPIWQDEQLWGFIIAHQCSRDRDWKEFEIELLRQLADQVGIALYQAQLLEQEKDLNELKSRFVSMTSHEFRTPLSVISSSAGLIQDYGDRVSTEKRQKHLNRIQSSVKHMTQLLEDVLAINRAESDRLEFRPTAIDIVEFCRDLVEELQQSSPQHAIIFQTHEIEIAHKDAQFCYTYIDEKLLRQILTNLLSNAIKYSPQGGTIDLNYTHNNRQLTFEVRDRGIGIPIEDQERLFESFYRAENVGAIPGTGLGLTIVKKCVDLHQGEISVKSEPGKGTTFIVILPQTDLPHSV; encoded by the coding sequence CCCTTGAGGAAGTTATCAATCGCGCGCCGATCGTTGTTAATCCCAATCTGCCTCTTTTAGAACTTCTTTCTCAAATGAATCCCATTTTGGGAAGTTCTTGTTCCCTAGGGAAGGACTCTGAACCCACGCGACTCCATCACGCTTCAAGCTACGCTTTAGTCCAAGAAGGCGATCGATTGGCGGGTATTCTGACGGAACGGGATATGGTGAAACTGTCGGCAGAACGGGAAAATTTAGCCCAGAAGACCGTAGGCGATGTGATGACGCGATCGCTGGTGACTTTGAATGCTAGGGATTATCAAGATATTTTTTCCGTCCTCTCTCTGTTGCGACAGAACAGCATTCGCCATCTCCCTATTGTGGACGATCGCGCGCGGTTGATTGGCGCGATTACACTGCAAACCCTACAGAATGTTCTGCAACCGACGAATTGGTTGCGATTGCGCGCGACAATTGCAGAGGTGATGCAACGGGAGATTCTTTTCACCGCACCGACAACTTCTGCTTTGGATGTCGTTCGGCTGATGGCAAACTACCGAAAAAGTTGTGTTGTGATCGCCGAAGCGCGATCGCGCCTGATGCCTTTGGGGATTATTACCGAACGGGATATTATCAAGTTTCAGATTTTTGAGTTGGATCTCTCGCGTCTCCAAGCCGCAGATGTCATGAGTTCTACACTATTTTCCTTAAGTCCTGGAGAAACCCTGTTGACGGCGCATCAAATGATGCTGCAAAAGCGCGTGCGACGTTTGACGATTGTTGGCAATGGCGGGGAATTACTCGGTTTGGTCACGCAAACCAGTTTATTACGACCGTTGAACCCCATTGAGCTATATAACGCCGTGGAGGTTTTACAGGAAAAGGTGAATCGTCTTGAGGCGGAAAAACTCGATCTCCTGCAACAGCGCAATGCAGAATTAGAACGTCAGGTTCAAGAACGCACGACTAAATTGCAACAACAAGCTCGCTGTGACCGCCTTCTCGCAGAAATTGCCCAAAATGTTCGACAATCCCTCAATCTCAACGAAATTCTCTCGACAACTGCTCGCGAAGTGCAACAATTTTTGGGGTGCGATCGCGTGGCGATTTACCAGTTTCAACGAGATTGGAGTGGTATCGTTGTTGCCGAGTCCGCGATCGAAGGGTGTCAGCCTTTTCTGGGAAAAACCGTCAGCGATCCCTGTTTTGCACCCAATTGGATCGAACCCTACACCAATGGTCGCATTCGCGCTGTTGATGATATTTATACAGCCGATATGTCTCCGTGTCACGTTCAATTCCTCGAAAAATTGCAAATTCGAGCCAAATTATTAGTTCCGATTATCCTCCACGATACAGGAAGACAAAATACTCGGCGATTGTGGGGATTAATAGCCGCGAGTCAATGTCAAGCACCCCGACAGTGGCAACCTTTTGAGATCGAACTTCTCCAGAAATTAGCCGTTCAAATGGGAATTGCGCTTCAACAATCCGAACTCTACCGAAAATCCCAAATGGAGTTGAAGGATCGCCAACAAGCAGAAGCGGCGTTGCGAGACAGCGAGAAGCGCTATTCGACCTTGGTTGAAATTTCTCCCGTGGGGATTTTCCACACGGATCGTTATGGGAACTGTTTGTATGTTAATGAGCGTTGGTGCGAAATGGCCGGACTTTATGGCAAGGAAGTATTAGGAATGGGATGGATTCGAGCGATTCATCCGCGCGATCGCGGGCGAGTTGCAGGCAAATGGTACGCTGCTTTGGAGCAGCGAGTTCCCTTTCAACTCGAATATCGGTTTCAGCGTCCTGACGGCGTAACAACGTGGATATTTGGGCAAGCAGTGGCGGAATTGGGAGACGATGGCGAAGTGACTGGGTATGTCGGCACGATCGCGGATATTAACGCTCAAAAAGCAGTATTGCGCGATCGTCAAGCCGCAGAAGAAGCACTCAGAAAGCTCAATGACGAGTTAGAACATCGGGTCGAACGGCGCACCACAGAACTCAAGCAGGCGAACAAGAAATTGCAACACGAAATTGTCGAACGCAAGCAAGTTGAAGAGGAACTGTGGCAACAAAGTCTAAAATCGCAGCTATTTGCTGTCATTGCCTTGAAAATTCGCCAATCCTTAGAACTCAAAGATATTCTTCAAACCACCGTTACAGAAATCCAAAAAATTCTCCAAGTGGATCGCGTCTTGATCTATCGCGTCTTTTTCGATGGAACGGGTTGCGTTGTGACCGAAGCAGTTCTCCCACAATGGCCTAAGCTGCTGAATATGCACTTTCTTGAGGATGTCTTTCCCTTGGAAGCACAACGGCAATATACACCCGGTCGGGTGAAAGCTGTTGGGAATATTGAGGAGACGTATCGCCACAAAGCGCGGTGCTTGCTCGATGTTGCTCGACAATGGTGTATTAAAGCCAAACTGATCGTTCCCATTTGGCAAGACGAACAACTGTGGGGTTTCATCATCGCACACCAGTGTTCGCGCGATCGCGACTGGAAAGAATTTGAGATCGAACTATTGCGACAGCTAGCAGATCAAGTGGGAATTGCTCTGTATCAAGCGCAACTCCTCGAACAAGAAAAAGACCTCAACGAACTCAAATCTCGCTTCGTTTCCATGACCTCCCACGAATTTCGCACCCCTTTATCCGTCATTTCCTCCTCGGCGGGATTAATTCAAGACTATGGCGATCGCGTCAGCACAGAAAAACGACAAAAACATCTCAATCGCATCCAATCTTCCGTCAAACACATGACCCAACTTTTGGAGGATGTATTAGCCATTAATCGAGCAGAATCAGATAGACTAGAATTTCGTCCAACCGCGATCGATATTGTTGAATTTTGTCGCGATCTAGTGGAAGAATTACAACAAAGTAGCCCACAGCACGCCATTATTTTTCAAACACATGAGATCGAGATCGCACACAAAGACGCACAATTTTGCTATACCTATATCGACGAAAAACTATTGCGGCAAATTTTAACCAACCTGCTCTCTAATGCGATTAAATATTCGCCTCAAGGTGGAACGATCGATCTCAACTATACTCATAACAACAGGCAACTAACTTTTGAAGTGCGCGATCGCGGAATTGGCATCCCGATTGAAGACCAAGAGCGATTATTTGAGTCATTCTATCGTGCTGAAAATGTCGGTGCGATTCCAGGTACGGGTTTGGGATTAACCATTGTCAAAAAATGCGTAGACTTACATCAAGGTGAAATATCAGTCAAGAGCGAACCAGGGAAGGGAACAACTTTTATTGTTATCCTCCCTCAGACTGATTTACCGCATTCGGTTTAA